In one window of Candidatus Omnitrophota bacterium DNA:
- a CDS encoding radical SAM protein: protein MIKHVNHVWLFFTDRCNLGCGYCFYKYRTQKQVMTPETFQNILNYIRPVAPAEFIFSGGEPLMDADRLQEMIAAIRREELSRYISVQTNATLLNEPLMEFFLRHGVNLEVGIDGDEATTQRNRPGIGEFYYRDIVRGVNLAIGSKGPMTATMVVHPSGVAKLLDNVKYLAAMGLRSLEVHPAFLEVWDRESSDIFLDQYRRACAWELKEGRQGLIGRGYSEPARGAWDLLSVPSGKILANWLLLSFPEEVREHLYLMDFSQGSSGEFLPQAKPYFRALEQHIADHPNCSYRSISNFNASYAAQTPPGRKYEDRVRRYIDLCEQIEAVDHKIMGAVAWQA from the coding sequence ATGATAAAACACGTTAACCACGTCTGGCTGTTCTTCACGGACCGTTGCAATCTGGGTTGCGGGTATTGTTTCTATAAATACCGGACCCAGAAGCAGGTCATGACGCCGGAGACTTTTCAGAACATTCTCAATTATATCCGCCCCGTTGCACCGGCGGAATTTATTTTTTCCGGGGGCGAGCCATTGATGGACGCGGACCGGCTCCAGGAGATGATCGCGGCCATAAGGCGGGAGGAGTTGAGCCGGTATATTTCCGTGCAGACCAACGCCACCCTGCTGAATGAGCCGCTGATGGAGTTCTTCCTGCGCCACGGGGTCAACCTGGAGGTCGGGATCGACGGGGACGAGGCCACGACCCAGCGCAACAGGCCGGGTATCGGCGAGTTTTACTACAGAGACATCGTCCGGGGAGTCAACCTGGCGATCGGGTCCAAAGGGCCGATGACCGCGACCATGGTGGTGCACCCTTCCGGCGTGGCCAAGCTTCTGGACAACGTGAAGTACCTGGCGGCCATGGGCCTGAGATCATTGGAAGTGCATCCGGCCTTTCTTGAAGTCTGGGACCGGGAATCTTCGGATATCTTTTTAGACCAATACCGCCGGGCCTGCGCCTGGGAATTGAAAGAGGGAAGGCAGGGTTTGATCGGCCGAGGATACAGCGAGCCCGCCCGGGGGGCGTGGGACCTGTTGTCTGTCCCCAGCGGGAAGATCCTGGCGAACTGGCTGCTCTTGTCTTTCCCCGAGGAGGTCCGGGAGCATCTTTACCTGATGGATTTTAGCCAGGGATCGTCCGGGGAATTCCTGCCGCAGGCCAAACCGTATTTCCGGGCCCTGGAACAGCACATCGCCGATCATCCGAACTGCAGTTACCGCAGCATCAGCAATTTCAACGCGTCTTACGCGGCCCAAACCCCGCCCGGCCGTAAATATGAGGACAGGGTCCGGCGATACATTGACCTTTGCGAGCAGATCGAAGCCGTTGATCACAAGATCATGGGAGCGGTGGCATGGCAGGCATAA
- a CDS encoding radical SAM protein — protein MIFDDVELGRRYLQRIAGVRDKKVDIGPEIVALDINNSCNLSCRYCWTHAPGNPAHFDKAHFFPWEKFLEIVRDAVDLEVDQLHITGAGEPTLHPSFRDMMRHIEHKPLKVKLFTNATFPLDYCSDVIKCDHVVVDLSAVDRQQYRDVQGKDLFDRVVANIERLVSLRDAGKPEFLIEIVYIVNEMNVHQKQQMRDLASRLGVRQIYFKRMNVHAYNRDIALPDDPGADPEGEQKRTPPACLNGWFYLIATSNRNTSSCCRIPEMNLGELDRRSLKDIWLSPRMMNMRLLGKYGHIQKMYKACATCPFYDQNIRRAEASAEANIRG, from the coding sequence ATGATTTTTGATGACGTGGAATTGGGGCGCCGGTATTTACAGCGGATTGCCGGGGTGCGTGATAAGAAAGTTGACATCGGGCCCGAGATTGTCGCTTTGGATATCAACAATTCGTGCAATCTCAGCTGCCGGTACTGCTGGACCCACGCCCCGGGCAATCCGGCCCATTTTGATAAGGCCCATTTCTTCCCATGGGAGAAATTTCTGGAGATCGTCCGAGATGCCGTTGACCTGGAGGTGGACCAGCTCCATATCACGGGCGCGGGGGAGCCGACGCTTCATCCGTCGTTCCGGGACATGATGCGGCACATAGAGCATAAACCGTTAAAGGTCAAATTGTTTACGAACGCGACGTTCCCCTTGGATTATTGTTCGGATGTGATCAAATGCGATCATGTGGTGGTTGATCTGAGCGCCGTGGACCGGCAGCAATATCGCGATGTGCAGGGAAAGGATCTTTTCGATCGGGTCGTGGCCAATATTGAGCGCCTGGTCTCCTTGCGCGATGCCGGCAAACCGGAGTTCTTGATCGAGATCGTTTATATCGTCAATGAGATGAATGTTCATCAGAAACAGCAAATGCGCGACCTGGCGTCCCGGCTTGGCGTCCGTCAGATTTATTTTAAAAGAATGAATGTCCATGCCTATAATCGGGACATTGCTCTGCCAGATGATCCCGGCGCAGATCCGGAGGGCGAGCAAAAAAGAACCCCTCCGGCCTGTTTGAACGGCTGGTTTTATTTGATCGCAACGTCGAATCGCAATACCAGCTCCTGCTGCCGGATCCCCGAGATGAATCTCGGCGAACTGGACCGGAGGTCTTTGAAAGACATCTGGCTTTCACCCCGCATGATGAACATGCGCCTTTTGGGAAAATACGGTCATATCCAGAAAATGTATAAGGCCTGTGCGACGTGCCCTTTTTATGACCAGAACATCCGCCGGGCCGAGGCGTCAGCGGAGGCGAACATCCGTGGATAA
- a CDS encoding DegT/DnrJ/EryC1/StrS family aminotransferase has translation MAGIRYESVLIEQALAREYAVEMERALKGMSGLNDIKPMVRDFEMKFSAYIGVEHAVAVNSGSDALKMALLAAGVGPGDEVVVPDLTYQAVALAVFYCGARPVPVDARAEDLQMDPSLVEAAITKKTRAVIAAHMFGRPCGVERIGRICRDKKIVFIEDVCQAESSRFQGRMLGSFGDMAVFSFSYYKPLSSCGGGGGMVVFNDEKYNRVRHWMEDWRDDNELLNLGQRFAPMSFMDLIALQVKFAHLKEIIASRQKIKELYEQELGAMEGLTIFKDPPGAESVPQNFVVCCDGRDKFMDFLAKQGIMAQKPYLSLHQMEVFQGIAKGTFPVSRWYNSDALHLPLYSFMNQEKARSVIECCRSFLKAGAACK, from the coding sequence ATGGCAGGCATAAGATATGAAAGTGTCCTGATCGAGCAGGCCCTGGCGCGTGAATACGCGGTGGAAATGGAGCGCGCCCTGAAGGGTATGAGCGGCCTCAACGACATCAAGCCGATGGTCCGGGATTTCGAAATGAAATTTTCCGCTTATATTGGTGTTGAGCATGCCGTGGCCGTCAATTCCGGGAGCGACGCTTTGAAAATGGCCCTGTTGGCGGCTGGGGTTGGCCCCGGGGATGAAGTGGTCGTCCCTGACCTGACCTATCAGGCCGTGGCCCTGGCCGTCTTTTATTGCGGGGCCAGGCCGGTGCCGGTGGACGCGCGGGCGGAGGATCTGCAGATGGACCCGTCCCTGGTGGAGGCCGCGATAACCAAGAAGACAAGGGCTGTTATTGCTGCCCATATGTTCGGGCGTCCCTGCGGCGTGGAGCGCATCGGCCGGATCTGCAGGGACAAAAAGATCGTTTTTATTGAAGATGTCTGCCAGGCGGAAAGCTCCCGTTTTCAGGGGCGGATGCTGGGCAGTTTCGGGGACATGGCTGTGTTCTCGTTCTCGTATTACAAGCCGTTGTCTTCCTGTGGGGGCGGCGGGGGCATGGTTGTTTTTAACGATGAAAAATACAATCGCGTCCGCCATTGGATGGAAGACTGGCGGGACGACAACGAACTGTTGAATTTGGGACAGCGCTTCGCCCCGATGTCGTTCATGGACCTGATCGCCCTGCAGGTCAAATTTGCTCATCTGAAGGAGATCATCGCTTCCCGGCAGAAGATCAAGGAGCTCTATGAGCAGGAGCTCGGCGCTATGGAGGGCCTGACGATTTTTAAAGACCCTCCCGGTGCGGAAAGCGTCCCGCAGAATTTCGTGGTTTGCTGTGACGGGAGGGACAAGTTTATGGATTTTTTGGCCAAACAGGGAATCATGGCCCAGAAGCCCTATCTGTCGCTTCACCAGATGGAAGTTTTCCAAGGGATCGCAAAAGGGACGTTCCCGGTGAGCCGGTGGTACAACTCGGATGCCCTGCACCTCCCGTTGTATTCGTTCATGAACCAGGAAAAAGCCCGCAGTGTTATCGAATGTTGCCGGTCTTTTCTCAAGGCAGGGGCTGCATGCAAATAA
- a CDS encoding 2-dehydropantoate 2-reductase, producing the protein MGKIVIIGAGALGKCFAALLAEQAAVTVYERNPVIYRALRKGWFIIKEQGHTQKVKVRTVSSLTELAGDKVEVLIIATKIMDMRGAVAEAAGLDPRCVFFPQNGIFDIGWTKRFFKRAHVCRGVTTMACQERGPGQATLFYRGDIYIGGDGAPLVAGLFCECGIGAKAYRDSRGPVWAKLIFSAAMNPLPVITGQKYDILKKNRGTWELVRQAVKEGRAVARALRVRLAFDPLRLIRRVRDGDLTGISHRGSIFQDISAGRLTELDFITGALVRQARRIGIKTPALDSILARAKTAGA; encoded by the coding sequence ATGGGTAAAATCGTCATTATCGGTGCCGGGGCATTGGGGAAGTGCTTTGCGGCCTTATTGGCGGAGCAGGCGGCCGTAACCGTGTATGAACGAAATCCTGTGATTTATCGGGCGCTGAGGAAGGGCTGGTTTATTATCAAAGAACAAGGGCATACGCAAAAGGTGAAAGTTCGAACAGTCTCGTCCCTGACAGAACTGGCGGGCGACAAGGTTGAGGTCTTAATCATTGCAACCAAGATTATGGACATGCGGGGGGCGGTAGCGGAAGCAGCCGGGCTTGATCCGCGGTGCGTATTTTTCCCGCAGAATGGGATTTTTGATATCGGTTGGACGAAACGATTTTTTAAGCGGGCTCATGTATGTCGTGGCGTGACAACGATGGCCTGCCAAGAAAGAGGCCCTGGCCAAGCAACATTATTTTATCGAGGCGATATCTATATCGGTGGTGATGGGGCGCCGCTGGTTGCCGGCCTTTTTTGCGAATGCGGCATTGGGGCCAAAGCATACCGTGATTCTCGCGGGCCTGTTTGGGCAAAACTCATTTTTAGCGCGGCGATGAACCCATTGCCCGTCATAACCGGGCAGAAATATGATATTCTAAAGAAGAACCGGGGAACCTGGGAATTGGTGCGGCAGGCAGTTAAGGAAGGTCGAGCCGTAGCCAGGGCTTTAAGAGTGCGGCTTGCGTTCGATCCCTTACGGCTCATTCGCAGGGTGCGCGACGGGGATCTGACGGGCATATCTCACCGGGGATCAATATTTCAGGATATTTCAGCTGGGCGCTTGACGGAGCTCGATTTTATTACTGGTGCCCTTGTCCGTCAGGCTCGCAGGATAGGCATAAAAACCCCGGCGCTTGATTCGATCTTGGCCAGGGCCAAAACAGCAGGTGCATGA
- a CDS encoding radical SAM protein, translating into MDKQLLNDITIEITNHCQLHCQHCGIWAEKERHEMSAAMVVKMMRELLERYRVHFVSITGGEPFLNKNCGRLLKAMSFFRERGEIVGFGVYSNAAYFEGVRRVLSAHGSSLHGMHMGISIDGGSETHDQLRGPGAYQKTMKTVEWVSENFGKDIVLEFKFTINRVNYAELADVYRLARRFQARFSPKIMESGVVDYYHRHDMPGAESLAALTEEMVEKVRGQVAAILKDDYPGVNRELVEAMTVLLAGGRKCIRACATPARALFITSRRDVYPCLYLSPAGKVGLDGKLPDELDSVRKKHSDAAAQGDCPGCFAYHGFLKKFNLEYLERQGAPQHQLR; encoded by the coding sequence GTGGATAAACAGCTGCTCAACGATATCACCATTGAGATCACCAACCATTGCCAGCTCCATTGTCAGCATTGCGGGATATGGGCGGAGAAGGAGCGGCACGAGATGAGCGCGGCAATGGTCGTGAAGATGATGAGGGAGCTGTTGGAGCGTTACAGGGTTCATTTCGTGTCCATCACCGGCGGGGAGCCGTTTTTGAACAAAAATTGCGGGCGCCTGTTGAAAGCCATGTCGTTCTTCCGCGAGCGCGGGGAGATCGTTGGATTCGGCGTTTACAGCAATGCGGCTTATTTTGAAGGGGTCCGGCGGGTCCTGTCGGCCCATGGATCGTCTTTGCACGGGATGCACATGGGGATCAGCATTGACGGCGGGTCTGAAACGCATGATCAATTGCGCGGGCCGGGGGCTTATCAGAAGACGATGAAGACCGTCGAATGGGTCTCGGAGAATTTCGGCAAGGACATTGTCCTGGAATTCAAGTTCACGATTAACCGCGTCAATTATGCGGAGCTGGCGGATGTGTACCGGCTTGCCCGCCGTTTTCAGGCACGGTTTTCCCCCAAGATCATGGAATCCGGTGTGGTTGATTATTATCACCGCCACGACATGCCCGGGGCCGAATCATTGGCCGCTCTGACAGAGGAAATGGTTGAGAAGGTCCGCGGACAGGTAGCCGCCATATTGAAGGACGATTATCCGGGTGTTAATCGAGAACTGGTTGAAGCCATGACGGTCCTGCTCGCCGGCGGCAGAAAGTGCATCCGCGCGTGCGCCACGCCGGCCCGCGCCCTTTTTATCACGTCCCGGCGGGATGTTTATCCGTGCCTGTATCTGTCTCCGGCGGGGAAGGTGGGGCTGGATGGGAAACTTCCCGATGAGTTAGACAGCGTGAGGAAGAAACATTCCGATGCCGCCGCGCAGGGGGATTGCCCGGGCTGTTTTGCCTATCACGGGTTCTTGAAGAAGTTTAATTTGGAGTACCTTGAACGACAAGGTGCGCCGCAACATCAGCTCCGCTAA
- a CDS encoding radical SAM protein has protein sequence MKESRSLAVLQIIPKHHGLLPVGLVKALAILDELGCPYGFYDIERSTEPDFRSSLMQLLTSIKEETILVSMACHNNYPKIESLVFLYLYLPLLKNKKIIICSPYFSLYETSLIWRENITFSPLDIEEYVKQHIGDPHLPDDIFFEHLEKSLGRYGYQNYRFWGYLTFGCYAKCSFCYNRLPFEGAPAITQRSPDEVLQWMRAGQRGGKTYFEFCEPNFISDRPFTESFLKRLEKENPGVTWRCKTRLDDIDPDIYDRMTAAGCRTIFFGVEHVDLALLRRIRKGENSAKRLAAFLKYRRKETELQLSFMTGIRGETAPALRRNLEMVLRIGSLNGIEPNIGWQILFNRRDRAPAVPNYIIPFMFIMNFLPIQMEVSPALMRDILQMCLREPFFDFWCMTESEQSLALMQELVFFLKSKPEQRVIRDYDQVLRFQGGTLANLILKSRTLEDLNSGVLSLLEA, from the coding sequence ATGAAGGAGTCCCGTTCGCTCGCGGTCCTTCAGATTATTCCCAAACATCATGGCCTGTTGCCGGTCGGGTTGGTCAAAGCTTTAGCCATTCTCGATGAATTGGGTTGCCCTTACGGGTTTTATGATATCGAACGGTCCACTGAACCTGACTTTCGTTCGTCTCTCATGCAATTGCTGACCAGCATCAAGGAGGAAACGATCCTTGTTTCCATGGCTTGTCATAATAATTATCCCAAGATCGAATCGCTGGTTTTCCTCTATCTTTATTTACCCCTGTTAAAAAATAAAAAAATCATCATTTGTTCCCCCTATTTTTCCTTATATGAAACATCCTTGATCTGGCGGGAGAACATCACATTTAGTCCATTGGATATCGAGGAGTATGTGAAGCAACATATCGGGGATCCTCATTTACCGGACGATATTTTCTTTGAACATCTTGAAAAATCCTTGGGGCGTTATGGCTATCAAAATTACCGTTTCTGGGGATATTTGACGTTTGGCTGTTATGCCAAGTGTTCTTTTTGTTATAACCGTCTGCCGTTTGAAGGGGCGCCGGCGATCACGCAGCGGTCTCCGGATGAGGTGTTGCAGTGGATGCGTGCCGGCCAGCGTGGTGGGAAAACATATTTTGAGTTCTGTGAACCAAATTTTATATCGGACAGGCCATTTACCGAGTCATTCCTTAAGCGTTTGGAAAAGGAAAACCCCGGGGTAACGTGGCGTTGTAAGACGAGGTTAGATGACATTGATCCTGATATCTATGATCGGATGACCGCGGCGGGTTGCCGAACGATTTTTTTTGGCGTTGAGCATGTTGACCTGGCATTGTTGCGACGTATACGCAAGGGAGAAAATAGCGCGAAGAGACTGGCGGCGTTTCTGAAGTACCGCCGAAAAGAGACAGAGCTCCAGCTTTCTTTCATGACGGGGATTCGTGGGGAGACGGCCCCAGCCCTGCGCCGTAATCTTGAGATGGTCCTCCGGATCGGATCCTTAAATGGTATCGAACCCAATATTGGCTGGCAAATATTGTTTAACAGGCGAGATCGGGCCCCCGCCGTCCCTAACTATATTATTCCGTTTATGTTTATAATGAATTTTCTCCCTATCCAGATGGAGGTGAGCCCGGCATTGATGCGAGATATCTTACAGATGTGCCTGCGGGAACCGTTTTTTGATTTTTGGTGTATGACGGAATCCGAGCAAAGCCTTGCATTGATGCAAGAGCTTGTGTTTTTTCTCAAGTCTAAGCCGGAGCAGCGGGTAATCAGGGATTATGACCAGGTATTGCGCTTCCAGGGAGGAACACTGGCAAATTTGATATTGAAAAGCCGAACGCTGGAGGATCTTAATAGCGGTGTTCTTTCTTTGTTGGAGGCGTGA
- a CDS encoding radical SAM protein has product MQIKPSQIRLDASTVCQLKCPTCKTTSGLTARTLGSKTLKFADFENFVAANPWIRHIELSSQGEIFLNRDLLKIVEHAYAKKITLSAATGVNLNTVSEEMLEGLVKYQFSVITCSIDGASRETYRIYRRGGDFEKVMENIRKINELKIQYRSVWPRLRWQFIAFGHNEHEILLARKMALKFGMEFYVKLAWDDFSPVKNKYLVKRISGLRAASREEYRKAYGRIYLGEKDCSQMWLQPQINPDGRVLGCCQNHWGDYGNAFEEDLVGILNNEKMNYARAMLLGKEKERDDIPCTRCPLYKEMKRSQRWLFSRGKDPCDPAQNRPLLNDKMTIENNRSLPIFIAGDTL; this is encoded by the coding sequence ATGCAAATAAAGCCATCCCAAATACGTTTGGATGCTTCAACGGTTTGCCAGTTGAAATGCCCGACGTGTAAAACCACATCGGGATTGACAGCCAGAACCCTGGGCTCCAAGACGCTCAAGTTTGCCGATTTTGAGAATTTCGTGGCTGCCAATCCGTGGATCCGTCATATTGAACTCAGCAGTCAGGGCGAAATTTTTTTGAACCGTGACCTGCTGAAAATTGTGGAGCATGCGTATGCGAAAAAGATCACTTTAAGCGCGGCGACCGGCGTCAATCTGAACACGGTCAGTGAAGAGATGCTCGAGGGGTTGGTCAAGTATCAGTTTAGCGTTATCACGTGTTCGATCGACGGGGCCAGCCGCGAAACGTATCGGATCTACCGCCGTGGCGGGGATTTTGAGAAGGTCATGGAAAATATCCGGAAGATCAACGAGCTCAAGATTCAATACCGGTCGGTGTGGCCCAGGCTGCGCTGGCAGTTCATTGCGTTCGGGCATAATGAGCACGAGATTCTCCTTGCAAGAAAAATGGCGCTCAAGTTCGGTATGGAGTTTTATGTCAAGCTTGCGTGGGATGATTTTTCTCCGGTCAAGAATAAATATCTGGTGAAAAGAATATCGGGGTTGCGGGCTGCCAGCAGAGAAGAATACCGGAAGGCATATGGCAGGATTTATTTGGGCGAGAAGGATTGTTCGCAGATGTGGCTTCAGCCCCAGATCAATCCGGACGGCCGGGTTCTGGGCTGTTGCCAGAACCATTGGGGCGATTATGGGAACGCCTTCGAAGAAGACCTGGTCGGGATATTGAATAACGAAAAGATGAATTACGCCAGAGCCATGCTGCTGGGTAAAGAAAAGGAGAGGGACGATATCCCTTGCACCAGGTGCCCTTTGTATAAAGAAATGAAGAGGAGCCAGCGTTGGCTATTTTCCCGGGGAAAAGACCCCTGCGACCCGGCGCAAAACAGGCCGTTGCTTAATGACAAGATGACAATCGAAAATAACCGATCATTGCCCATTTTTATAGCCGGGGACACTTTATGA
- a CDS encoding glycosyltransferase yields the protein MRVLLHYTHKQTLGHTTRSISLAAAICRQGAELLILQGGVPQPFVRFPQGCRVADIPLPFDTRASFQSHVVPASAAQRSRFILKTAAEFAPDVFVTEFFPFGRLSYLPELLPTLRTLRKKGVRIMSSIGYPLLVDLDRLEDKKFTALHRAVFAFFDAFLIHTPPELETRYIQDSIQSAALSRAYAAFMKKLKKRTVYTGYIVPEKIIASGAGSPTEEFNGPNVIVSRGGGAVYPKLITSAIEAQRLLGDNIRTVITSGPATSPKERALFQSCLKPEDNGRVFLADLLPDLDDLLRTCRVSVSLCGYNTSVQLMRYGTPAVIVPYQNKNYDMATNDQIARARLLQEKFSSIVLDHDALTGPSLADAIKEQMNRPRPAPAPAEWFSGADVAAHLVVQGTPN from the coding sequence ATGCGCGTCCTACTCCATTATACCCATAAACAAACCCTGGGACACACCACCCGGAGCATCAGCCTTGCCGCCGCGATCTGCCGTCAGGGCGCGGAACTGCTGATCCTTCAGGGGGGCGTGCCCCAACCCTTTGTCCGCTTTCCTCAGGGCTGCCGTGTGGCGGACATCCCTCTTCCCTTCGACACCCGCGCCAGCTTTCAGTCGCACGTTGTTCCCGCATCCGCGGCCCAGCGCTCCCGGTTCATCCTCAAGACAGCGGCGGAATTCGCCCCGGACGTCTTTGTCACCGAGTTCTTTCCATTCGGGCGGCTGTCCTATCTGCCGGAGCTCCTGCCAACACTGCGCACCCTGCGCAAAAAGGGCGTCCGGATCATGTCCAGCATTGGATACCCCCTGCTTGTCGATCTGGACCGGCTGGAAGACAAAAAGTTTACCGCATTGCACCGCGCCGTGTTCGCTTTCTTTGACGCCTTTCTCATCCACACCCCGCCCGAGCTCGAGACCCGATACATCCAGGACAGCATCCAATCCGCCGCCCTGTCCCGCGCATACGCCGCTTTTATGAAAAAGCTGAAAAAAAGAACTGTTTATACCGGATATATTGTTCCCGAAAAGATTATCGCCAGTGGCGCAGGATCCCCGACGGAAGAGTTCAACGGGCCCAATGTCATTGTCAGCCGCGGCGGCGGCGCCGTGTATCCCAAGTTGATCACTTCGGCCATTGAGGCCCAGCGCCTTCTCGGTGACAACATCCGCACCGTCATCACCTCCGGCCCGGCCACGTCTCCCAAGGAGAGAGCTCTTTTTCAATCCTGCCTTAAGCCCGAAGACAACGGACGGGTGTTCCTGGCCGACCTGCTCCCGGACCTTGACGATCTTCTGCGCACCTGCCGTGTTTCGGTCAGCCTGTGCGGCTACAATACGTCCGTCCAACTGATGCGCTACGGCACGCCGGCCGTCATCGTCCCCTACCAAAATAAAAATTACGACATGGCGACCAACGACCAGATCGCGCGCGCGCGGTTGCTGCAAGAAAAATTCTCAAGCATCGTCCTCGATCATGACGCCCTGACAGGGCCATCCCTTGCCGATGCGATCAAAGAACAAATGAACCGCCCCCGCCCCGCCCCTGCGCCCGCCGAATGGTTTAGCGGAGCTGATGTTGCGGCGCACCTTGTCGTTCAAGGTACTCCAAATTAA
- a CDS encoding radical SAM protein, protein MPEKVAKKFRVNYTWIYVTERCNLHCDYCFFRHMHGREISLDAVEQLFLLFEREKTAPSTLIFSGGEAFLAKDNLFKILNEAHQRFKDTSLHIQTNGLLIDNESISRLRELGVSLEFGIDGASETTNQHRCGLKPGSFQKLTETIKKCMDAGIKCGSTMTVHPEEVQHMEQGLGFLRQLGIPHVDVTPAAFMPWTPESVALFKENYLAMARRPELRRVMYANEDVKWIGPGVMDLSLHPPNYLFGGDAFLCLPEEKRIEFTLWNPATGQFRPEILSYYQEAYEKMHQEHALLPYREHVCHSFELMNTMMGREYMNTWAINDIMRFLTRTHLTLRLKKYGHDKTR, encoded by the coding sequence ATGCCAGAAAAAGTGGCTAAGAAATTCAGGGTCAATTACACCTGGATTTATGTGACCGAGCGGTGCAATCTGCACTGCGACTACTGCTTTTTCCGGCATATGCACGGCCGGGAGATCTCCCTGGACGCGGTCGAACAGCTCTTTTTATTGTTCGAGAGAGAAAAAACAGCCCCTTCCACGCTGATCTTCAGCGGGGGGGAGGCGTTCCTGGCCAAGGACAATCTCTTTAAAATTTTGAACGAAGCCCACCAGCGCTTTAAAGACACGTCCTTGCACATTCAGACCAACGGTCTGTTGATCGACAATGAATCGATCTCCCGGTTGCGCGAGCTGGGCGTCAGTCTCGAGTTCGGCATTGACGGCGCCTCGGAAACGACCAACCAGCACCGCTGCGGATTGAAGCCGGGATCTTTTCAGAAACTGACAGAGACGATCAAAAAATGCATGGACGCAGGGATCAAGTGCGGTTCGACCATGACGGTCCACCCTGAAGAAGTCCAGCACATGGAGCAGGGGCTGGGCTTTTTAAGACAGCTGGGAATTCCCCATGTGGATGTCACGCCAGCGGCTTTCATGCCCTGGACCCCCGAGAGCGTCGCCCTGTTTAAGGAAAACTATCTGGCAATGGCGCGCCGCCCCGAGCTCCGTCGGGTGATGTATGCCAATGAGGACGTGAAATGGATCGGCCCGGGGGTTATGGACCTGAGCCTGCATCCGCCGAACTATCTCTTCGGGGGCGACGCGTTCCTGTGCCTGCCCGAGGAAAAAAGGATCGAATTCACGCTTTGGAACCCTGCCACCGGACAGTTCCGGCCGGAGATCCTGTCTTATTATCAGGAGGCTTATGAAAAGATGCACCAGGAGCACGCCCTTCTGCCTTACCGCGAGCATGTCTGCCACAGCTTTGAGTTGATGAACACGATGATGGGCCGGGAATACATGAACACGTGGGCGATCAATGACATCATGCGGTTCTTGACGCGCACGCACCTGACCCTGAGGCTGAAAAAATACGGACATGATAAAACACGTTAA